In a genomic window of Vulpes lagopus strain Blue_001 chromosome 13, ASM1834538v1, whole genome shotgun sequence:
- the LOC121474574 gene encoding translation initiation factor IF-2-like, which translates to MASFGLGSAVQPLLRPLSGGRPGSPQAGFARPTFCLQLESGELDSLARILPAERIPQLQAGALPRAPRGAAWLRRPGGSAPAARSPQPAPPGPRTPDPGPRSRSAASVQQPEGGAGGAQAASGRDPSRRVAGKPGGNSFFPHSAPRGCRRRKRRRRREDRPRLGEEETLSGSASGQPEPGTPSERNEYTRHFGALGAPLLLFVRSHWLFQVSPCGKSRQHGTRKPFCKKFRAALGCLQGAVGGPLWEEARGEKTKKLLAFKLNHWMYLGWSCEPVV; encoded by the exons ATGGCCTCTTTCGGACTCGGCAGCGCGGTCCAGCCCCTCCTCCGCCCTTTGTCCGGTGGCCGGCCCGGGTCTCCGCAGGCGGGCTTCGCCCGGCCAA CTTTTTGTTTGCAGCTTGAGTCCGGAGAGCTGGATTCCCTGGCACGGATTCTCCCCGCCGAGCGGATTCCCCAGCTGCAGGCGGGAGCCCTTCCAAGAGCTCCTCGGGGCGCGGCTTGGCTGCGGCGCCCCGGAGGCTCggcccccgcagcccgcagcccgcagcccgcgccTCCCGgtccccggaccccggaccccggaccccggtCCCGGAGCGCGGCCTCGGTGCAACAGCCGGAGGGAGGAGCCGGGGGTGCGCAGGCTGCGTCCGGAAGGGACCCAAGTCGGCGAGTGGCGGGCAAACCGGGCGGAAATTCGTTCTTCCCACACTCTGCCCCCCGGGGATGCAGGCGGAGAAAGAGGAGACGGCGGAGGGAGGACAGACCCCGACTGGGGGAGGAGGAAACGCTAAGTGGCTCCGCGTCTGGTCAGCCCGAGCCCGGGACGCCGAGTGAGAGAA atgaGTACACCAGGCATTTCGGAGCACTAGGAGCACCGCTCCTCCTTTTCGTTAGAAGTCACTGGCTCTTCCAGGTGTCACCTTGCGGGAAATCCAGGCAGCACGGAACGCGCAAACCTTTCTGCAAAAAGTTTAGGGCAGCGTTAGGTTGTCTGCAAGGAGCTGTCGGTGGACCCCTGTGGGAAGAGGCCAG aggagAGAAGACTAAGAAGCTACTGGCTTTCAAATTGAACCACTGGATGTACCTGGGATGGAGCTGTGAGCCTGTAGTGTGA
- the TRIL gene encoding TLR4 interactor with leucine rich repeats — translation MEAARALRLLLVVCGCLALPPRAQPVCPERCDCQHPQHLLCTNRGLRAVPKTSSLPSPQDVLTYSLGGNFITNITAFDFHRLGQLRRLDLQYNQIRSLHPKTFEKLSRLEELYLGNNLLQALVPGTLAPLRKLRILYANGNEIGRLSRGSFEGLESLVKLRLDGNALGALPDAVFAPLGNLLYLHLESNRIRFLGKNAFAQLGKLRFLNLSANELQPSLRHAATFAPLRSLSTLILSANSLQHLGPRVFQHLPRLGLLSLRGNQLTHLAPEAFWGLEALRELRLEGNRLSQLPVALLEPLHSLEALDLSGNALSALHPAVFGHLGRLRELSLRDNALSALSGDIFAASPALYRLDLDGNGWTCDCRLRGLKRWMGDWHSQGRLLTVFVQCRHPPALRGKYLDYLDDQQLQNGSCADPSPSVSPTAEGPGRPLPTTTGEAAAPPAGGLSEVLPRQLQPQPQPQPQPQQRGRFLPGGAWDGAARELLGNRSALRLSRRGPGLQPPDPSAAAGPAPQPLDLLQKPERGPPRSTPAEAARAGPSPTAAPASGPPPAGDPWQRAAKQRLAAQPRESAAASDGGAGPPPPPPLVSDPCDFNKFILCNLTVEAVGADSASVRWAVRQHRSPPPLGGARFRLLFDRFGQQPKFHRFVYLPERSDSATLRELRGDTPYLVCVEGVLGGRVCPVAPRDHCAGLVTLPEPGARSGVDYQLLTLVLLAVNALLVLLALAAWASRWLRRKLRARRKAGAPVHVRHMYSTRRPLRSMGTGVSADFSGFQSHRPRATVCALSEADLIEFPCDRFMDSGGGTGGSLRREDHLLQRFAD, via the coding sequence ATGGAGGCTGCCCGCGCGCTGCGCCTCCTCCTCGTGGTGTGCGGCTGCCTCGCGCTCCCGCCGCGGGCCCAGCCGGTGTGCCCCGAGCGCTGCGACTGccagcacccccagcacctcCTGTGCACCAACAGGGGGCTCCGCGCCGTGCCCAAGACCAGCTCGCTGCCGAGCCCCCAGGACGTGCTCACCTACAGCCTCGGCGGCAACTTCATAACCAACATCACGGCCTTCGACTTCCACCGCCTGGGGCAGCTCAGACGGCTGGACCTGCAGTACAACCAGATCCGTTCCCTGCACCCCAAGACCTTTGAGAAGCTCTCCCGGCTGGAGGAGCTGTACCTGGGCAACAACCTCCTGCAGGCGCTCGTCCCGGGCACGCTGGCCCCGCTGCGCAAGCTGCGCATCCTCTACGCCAACGGGAACGAGATCGGCCGCCTAAGCCGCGGCTCCTTCGAGGGCCTGGAGAGTCTGGTCAAGCTGCGGCTGGACGGGAACGCCCTGGGGGCGCTGCCGGACGCCGTCTTTGCCCCCCTGGGCAACTTGCTCTACCTACACCTGGAGTCCAACCGGATCCGCTTTCTGGGCAAGAACGCCTTCGCCCAGCTGGGCAAACTGCGCTTCCTCAACCTCTCCGCCAACGAGCTGCAGCCCTCCTTACGGCACGCAGCCACCTTCGCACCGCTGCGCTCCCTCTCCACGCTCATCCTCTCGGCCAACAGCCTGCAGCACCTGGGGCCGCGCGTCTTCCAGCACCTGCCGCGGCTGGGCCTGCTCTCACTCAGGGGCAACCAGCTCACACACCTGGCGCCGGAGGCCTTTTGGGGCTTGGAGGCCCTGCGCGAGCTGCGCCTGGAGGGGAATCGGCTGAGCCAGCTGCCCGTGGCGCTGCTGGAGCCCCTGCACAGCCTGGAGGCGCTGGACCTTAGCGGGAACGCGCTGTCCGCCCTGCACCCCGCTGTCTTTGGCCACCTGGGCCGGCTGCGCGAGCTCAGCCTGCGCGACAACGCGCTCAGCGCCCTCTCGGGGGACATCTTCGCCGCCAGCCCGGCCCTCTACCGGCTGGACCTAGACGGCAATGGCTGGACCTGCGACTGCCGTCTGCGCGGCCTGAAGCGCTGGATGGGCGACTGGCATTCCCAAGGCCGCCTCCTCACCGTCTTCGTGCAGTGTCGCCACCCCCCGGCCTTGCGGGGCAAGTACCTGGATTACCTGGATGACCAGCAGCTGCAGAACGGGTCTTGCGCAGATCCCTCGCCCTCGGTTTCCCCGACCGCCGAAGGCCCGGGGAGGCCCTTGCCCACCACCAccggggaggcggcggcgcccCCTGCAGGCGGCCTCTCGGAGGTGCTGCCGCGGCAGctgcagccgcagccgcagccgcagccgcagccgcagcagCGCGGGCGGTTTCTGCCCGGGGGGGCCTGGGACGGGGCCGCCAGGGAGCTCCTGGGCAACCGCAGCGCTCTGAGGCTCAGCCGCCGGGGCCCGGGCCTCCAGCCGCCGGACCCCTCCGCCGCCGCGGGGCCCGCGCCCCAGCCCCTGGACCTGCTCCAGAAGCCCGAGCGGGGCCCGCCCCGCTCGACTCCCGCCGAGGCCGCCCGCGCGGGGCCCAGCCCGACGGCCGCGCCCGCCTCCGGGCCCCCGCCCGCGGGCGACCCCTGGCAGCGCGCGGCGAAGCAGCGCCTGGCCGCGCAGCCCCGGGAGAGCGCCGCCGCGTCGGacggcggggccgggccgccgccgccgccgccgctggtGTCCGACCCGTGCGACTTCAACAAGTTCATCCTGTGCAACCTGACGGTGGAGGCGGTGGGCGCCGACAGCGCGTCGGTGCGCTGGGCCGTGCGCCAGCACCGCAGCCCCCCGCCGCTGGGCGGCGCGCGCTTCCGCCTGCTGTTCGACCGCTTCGGGCAGCAGCCCAAGTTCCACCGCTTCGTCTACCTGCCCGAGCGCAGCGACTCGGCCACGCTGCGCGAGCTGCGCGGAGACACGCCCTACCTGGTGTGCGTGGAGGGCGTGCTCGGCGGCCGCGTCTGCCCGGTGGCGCCCCGCGACCACTGCGCCGGGCTGGTCACCCTGCCGGAGCCCGGGGCCCGCAGCGGCGTGGACTACCAGCTGCTGACCTTGGTCCTGCTGGCGGTCAACGCGCTGCTGGTGCTCCTGGCGCTGGCGGCCTGGGCGTCGCGCTGGCTGCGCAGGAAGCTGCGGGCGAGGCGCAAGGCGGGCGCGCCCGTGCACGTTAGGCACATGTACTCCACCCGACGGCCGCTGCGCTCCATGGGCACCGGCGTGTCCGCCGACTTCTCCGGCTTCCAGTCGCACCGGCCGCGCGCCACCGTGTGTGCGCTCAGCGAGGCCGACCTCATCGAGTTCCCCTGCGACCGCTTCATGGACAGCGGCGGCGGCACGGGGGGCAGCTTGCGGCGGGAGGACCATCTTCTGCAGCGATTTGCGGACTAG